Proteins encoded in a region of the Orcinus orca chromosome 8, mOrcOrc1.1, whole genome shotgun sequence genome:
- the SLC25A22 gene encoding mitochondrial glutamate carrier 1 isoform X1, which produces MADKQISLPAKLINGGIAGLIGVTCVFPIDLAKTRLQNQQNGQRLYTSMSDCLIKTIRSEGYFGMYRGAAVNLTLVTPEKAIKLAANDFFRYQLSKDGQKLTLFKEMLAGCGAGTCQVIVTTPMEMLKIQLQDAGRIAAQRKTLSGQAQLSGRGGAQPPVEPPAAPRPTATQLTRDLLRSRGIAGLYKGLGATLLRDVPFSIVYFPLFANLNQLGQPASGEKSPFYVSFLAGCVAGSAAAVAVNPCDVVKTRLQTLQRGVNEDTYSGFLDCARKILRNEGPTAFLKGAYCRALVIAPLFGIAQVVYFLGIAETLLGLPRVQS; this is translated from the exons ATGGCCGATAAGCAGATCAG TCTGCCAGCCAAGCTCATCAATGGCGGCATCGCTGGGCTGATCGGGGTCACCTGCGTGTTCCCCATCGACCTGGCCAAGACGAGGCTGCAGAACCAGCAGAATGGCCAGCGCCTGTACACCAGCAT GTCTGACTGCCTCATCAAGACCATCCGCTCAGAGGGCTACTTCGGGATGTACCGCG GAGCCGCCGTGAACCTGACCCTCGTCACCCCCGAGAAGGCCATCAAGCTGGCAGCCAATGACTTCTTCCGATACCAGCTCTCCAAGGATGG GCAGAAGCTGACCCTGTTCAAGGAGATGCTGGCGGGCTGCGGGGCCGGCACCTGCCAGGTGATCGTGACCACCCCCATGGAGATGCTGAAGATTCAGCTCCAGGACGCGGGCCGCATTG CCGCCCAGAGGAAGACCCTATCTGGCCAGGCCCAGCTTTCTGGCCGGGGGGGTGCCCAGCCCCCCGTGGAGCCTCCAGCTGCACCCCGGCCCACAGCCACTCAGCTGACCCGGGACCTGCTGCGGAGCCGCGGCATCGCCGGCCTCTACAAGGGACTGGGGGCCACGCTGCTCAG GGATGTCCCCTTCTCCATCGTCTACTTCCCCCTCTTTGCCAACCTGAACCAGCTGGGCCAACCGGCATCTGGGGAGAAGTCTCCTTTCTACGTGTCCTTCCTGGCCGGCTGCGTGGCTGGGAGCGCGGCTGCCGTGGCTGTCAACCCCTGTGATG TGGTGAAGACCCGGCTCCAGACGCTCCAGCGCGGCGTCAACGAGGACACCTACTCGGGGTTCCTGGACTGCGCCAG GAAGATCTTGCGGAACGAGGGCCCCACAGCCTTCCTGAAGGGTGCTTACTGCCGCGCCCTGGTCATCGCCCCGCTGTTCGGCATTGCTCAGGTGGTCTACTTCCTGGGCATCGCCGAGACCCTGCTGGGGCTGCCGCGAGTCCAGTCCTGA
- the SLC25A22 gene encoding mitochondrial glutamate carrier 1 isoform X2: MASACTPACLTASSRPSAQRATSGCTAMLCSPESSPLRGARHCLPSSDPRQAGRGLTQNPNARAAVNLTLVTPEKAIKLAANDFFRYQLSKDGQKLTLFKEMLAGCGAGTCQVIVTTPMEMLKIQLQDAGRIAAQRKTLSGQAQLSGRGGAQPPVEPPAAPRPTATQLTRDLLRSRGIAGLYKGLGATLLRDVPFSIVYFPLFANLNQLGQPASGEKSPFYVSFLAGCVAGSAAAVAVNPCDVVKTRLQTLQRGVNEDTYSGFLDCARKILRNEGPTAFLKGAYCRALVIAPLFGIAQVVYFLGIAETLLGLPRVQS, translated from the exons ATGGCCAGCGCCTGTACACCAGCAT GTCTGACTGCCTCATCAAGACCATCCGCTCAGAGGGCTACTTCGGGATGTACCGCG ATGCTGTGCAGCCCTGAGTCCTCGCCGCTGAGAGGGGCTCGCCACTGCCTCCCCAGCTCTGACCCGCGCCAGGCCGGACGTGGCCTTACCCAGAACCCCAACGCGA GAGCCGCCGTGAACCTGACCCTCGTCACCCCCGAGAAGGCCATCAAGCTGGCAGCCAATGACTTCTTCCGATACCAGCTCTCCAAGGATGG GCAGAAGCTGACCCTGTTCAAGGAGATGCTGGCGGGCTGCGGGGCCGGCACCTGCCAGGTGATCGTGACCACCCCCATGGAGATGCTGAAGATTCAGCTCCAGGACGCGGGCCGCATTG CCGCCCAGAGGAAGACCCTATCTGGCCAGGCCCAGCTTTCTGGCCGGGGGGGTGCCCAGCCCCCCGTGGAGCCTCCAGCTGCACCCCGGCCCACAGCCACTCAGCTGACCCGGGACCTGCTGCGGAGCCGCGGCATCGCCGGCCTCTACAAGGGACTGGGGGCCACGCTGCTCAG GGATGTCCCCTTCTCCATCGTCTACTTCCCCCTCTTTGCCAACCTGAACCAGCTGGGCCAACCGGCATCTGGGGAGAAGTCTCCTTTCTACGTGTCCTTCCTGGCCGGCTGCGTGGCTGGGAGCGCGGCTGCCGTGGCTGTCAACCCCTGTGATG TGGTGAAGACCCGGCTCCAGACGCTCCAGCGCGGCGTCAACGAGGACACCTACTCGGGGTTCCTGGACTGCGCCAG GAAGATCTTGCGGAACGAGGGCCCCACAGCCTTCCTGAAGGGTGCTTACTGCCGCGCCCTGGTCATCGCCCCGCTGTTCGGCATTGCTCAGGTGGTCTACTTCCTGGGCATCGCCGAGACCCTGCTGGGGCTGCCGCGAGTCCAGTCCTGA
- the SLC25A22 gene encoding mitochondrial glutamate carrier 1 isoform X3, which produces MTSSDTSSPRMGAICQLGSAPVAGEPGGCLRLRRQKLTLFKEMLAGCGAGTCQVIVTTPMEMLKIQLQDAGRIAAQRKTLSGQAQLSGRGGAQPPVEPPAAPRPTATQLTRDLLRSRGIAGLYKGLGATLLRDVPFSIVYFPLFANLNQLGQPASGEKSPFYVSFLAGCVAGSAAAVAVNPCDVVKTRLQTLQRGVNEDTYSGFLDCARKILRNEGPTAFLKGAYCRALVIAPLFGIAQVVYFLGIAETLLGLPRVQS; this is translated from the exons ATGACTTCTTCCGATACCAGCTCTCCAAGGATGG GAGCCATCTGTCAATTGGGCTCAGCGCCTGTTGCTGGAGAGCCTGGAGGGTGTCTGAGGCTGCGGAG GCAGAAGCTGACCCTGTTCAAGGAGATGCTGGCGGGCTGCGGGGCCGGCACCTGCCAGGTGATCGTGACCACCCCCATGGAGATGCTGAAGATTCAGCTCCAGGACGCGGGCCGCATTG CCGCCCAGAGGAAGACCCTATCTGGCCAGGCCCAGCTTTCTGGCCGGGGGGGTGCCCAGCCCCCCGTGGAGCCTCCAGCTGCACCCCGGCCCACAGCCACTCAGCTGACCCGGGACCTGCTGCGGAGCCGCGGCATCGCCGGCCTCTACAAGGGACTGGGGGCCACGCTGCTCAG GGATGTCCCCTTCTCCATCGTCTACTTCCCCCTCTTTGCCAACCTGAACCAGCTGGGCCAACCGGCATCTGGGGAGAAGTCTCCTTTCTACGTGTCCTTCCTGGCCGGCTGCGTGGCTGGGAGCGCGGCTGCCGTGGCTGTCAACCCCTGTGATG TGGTGAAGACCCGGCTCCAGACGCTCCAGCGCGGCGTCAACGAGGACACCTACTCGGGGTTCCTGGACTGCGCCAG GAAGATCTTGCGGAACGAGGGCCCCACAGCCTTCCTGAAGGGTGCTTACTGCCGCGCCCTGGTCATCGCCCCGCTGTTCGGCATTGCTCAGGTGGTCTACTTCCTGGGCATCGCCGAGACCCTGCTGGGGCTGCCGCGAGTCCAGTCCTGA